The following is a genomic window from Mus musculus strain NOD/MrkTac chromosome 17 genomic contig, GRCm38.p6 alternate locus group NOD/MrkTac MMCHR17_NOD_IDD1.
TTTGTGGAGTCCCTTAGCACTGGAGGCTGTGAAGTGTTTATGGAGAAAGTGTGTGTTGTAAGGTTACCTCTGATCAGGCACGCGTTAAAATGCAGTTGGCTTCTGCTCCACACTAATGCATCAGTTCTGTGTgctttaatataaaatttctttaattattttgtttgtcggtcagttgtttttgttttcttctgttctttgagatagggtctcacaatgtagccctgtttggtctggaactcactatgtagaccatgctgactttaaacacagagatccatccacctgccctttagtgctaggattaaagttgtgcaccaccatacaCTGCTtgcttatttgagacagggtccttgtGTCTGCACTCAGGCTGCAGATGGTTTCAAAGGGTATCATCTCTCGGGTCTGAGGgtacaacacactcacacacacacacacacacacacacacacacacacacacacacactcactaaaaGAATTCAGATAGTACTAACGTGCTTTGTGGAGTCCCTTAGCACTGGAGGCTATGAAGTGCTTTAcatagtagcccaggctagactaaAACATGTACATGTAGCAGTCCTCCCATTTCACTCTTTTTACTGCTGGGATTACAATGCCTAGCTTAAAAGGTATCTTTAAACAGAAACacttaaacaaaattatatattGATTAGCTGATAAAAGTATAGATTACACtgttccttgaactcagagatcctcctgcctctgcctcccagtgccagGGTTAAAGGTGttcagtgtggtggcacacacctttaatcccagcgcttgagaggcagaggcaggtgaatttctatgagctggaggccagcctggtctacagagctattccaggacagccaaggttacacagagaaaccctgtcttgaaaaaaaacaaacaaaaaagatttatttttatgttacgtGTTTATgggatgagtgttttgcctacatgtttaTGTGTCCACCGTGTGCGTGTGTTCTTGCttggtgcctgtagaggtcagaagagggcatcagatcccctggaactggagttagaaatggTTGTAAGGTGCCAGgcaggtgctgggacttgaactcaggacctctgcaagagcagccagtgctcttaactgctgagctttctctccagccacaattatgtttaatttaattaaatttatgtaTGTTCAGGTCAGAGACAACTTGCTGCAAGAGCCAGCTCTTTCCTACCATGAGGTTCccccaggatcaaactcaggtagtcaggcttggAGACAGATGCCTTTATTCCCCAAGCCATCTTAGTCCAAGCTCAcatcaagtttgaagccagctcagattctatcctttttttttttttttttttttttttttttgctttttcgagacaggttttctctgtatagccctggctgtcctggaactcactctgtagaccaggctggcctcgaactccgaaatctgcctgcctctgcctcccaagtactgggatgaaaggcatgcgccactaccacctggctatTCTATACTTTTAAGGTAGCCTTTCTACAGAGTGACAACTccctaccttaaaaaaaaaaaaaggctggagagatgactcagcacagctactcttccagaggtcctgggttcaattcccagcaaccacacggtggctcacataGCATAACCATAGTCCCATGAGATGGAATGTCCTCTTCTAGTATGTAGATGCACATGCAAAGCACCCCATGTACataaaatgcatgcatgcataaacaaacaagcaaatattgAGAGATggttggtggctcatgcctttaatctctgcactagGGAGGCAGTAGTTTGAAACTAGCCTGGCCTATAGTTgattttcaggatagccagagctacatagtgaaaccctgtttggtgaagaaaaaagaaatttgaacaCACATGATCTCTGGAAGCTGGTTATAGCAGTTGCTTCTAGAAAGGGAACCATGAGGTTTGAGGCAAGAGGTGGGAGGAAGCCACTTTCTACATGTCTCCTTTccttttgagtttattttgttcctattttgtgtgcaaaagatttttttaaaagatatctgCTGGCAGGGTGTGAAAGGCAGTACTTGACCGTTGAGCTGCCCAGGCTGGCGTTGATGGTGGCttactcttgtttgtttttttgtttgtttgttttttgagacagagtttctctttatagcccggctgtccaggaactcactttgtagaccaggctggcctcaaactcagaaatccgcctgcctctgcctcccaagtgctgggattaaaggcctgtgccaccacacccagccggTGGCTTACTCTTAAGACTGGCAGCAAAGACAAATGGAGACATGTGAACAGGACTGCGGAGGTAGATTATGACCACAAAGGGCTCAGTGCCCTCGGGACCCTCATACTGTAGCGACTTACCCAGGGAGGGCAAGTACCAGCCTCATCCATTCTGACGCTAAGTCCTTAGCCTAGCTGCTCTAAGAAGTCACAAGGCGGTTCCCAGGCCCTGGCTTGATTCTGTGCCTGAAATGGATCCCACTACCGAGTAGGCTGAGCTGACCAGAAGAATGCTTCCTGGGTCTCTTCCACGTTGTGTATCCCACTGGTGGCGCTGGCTTTTCTCTCTGACTCAGGCCACCCGCTCCCCAGCCATGACTCAAGTACCCTTTGCTCCCTAGGTGGCCAAGACGAAGCAGCAGATCGAGGAGCAGCGGGTGCAGGTGCAGGTGGTTGAGCGCGCCCAGCAGGTGGCAGTGCAGGAGCAGGAGATCGCCCGGCGCGAGAAGGAGTTGGAGGCTCGCGTGCGCAAGCCAGCAGAGGCTGAGCGCTACAGGCTGGAGCGCCTGGCGGAAGCAGAGAAGTAACAGTCCCCTTCCTGAGCCCCCTCTCGGCCCCTTGACGCTCATAGTCAGAAAAGGCGCCCTGACTGTGAACTGCTTCCCATCTGTCCCCAGGGCCCAGCTGATCATGCAGGCAGAAGCCGAAGCTGAGTCTGTGCGGGTGAGTTGGGGTATGGCTCCTGATGGACACAGGGAAGGGCTTGTTAGGGTTTCTTATTCTCTATTGCTTGTTTTTGGATTTCTGAGGCAAGACTATTACTGTGtcaccctggctgacctggaactcactgtgtaaacaagatggcttcaaactcagggagacccacctacctctgcttcccaagtactgggattcaaggcaCTCACAATGGAAccctgttattgttgttgctgctgctctcctcctcctcctcctcctcctcctcctccccccctctctccctcctccccccctcctccccctccaatGGGGGGGGGCAAGGTGGTGCCCCTTGCCAATGTGGAGGTCAGATCTTCTGACCTTACTCTTTTAAGTAAGGTTGTTGGCCTTactggcaagcacctttaccctctgaaTCTCATTGGCCTCAGAATTTGGTATCCTTAATGAGTTGCCATCAGTCTTGAATGCCCTGTGCCCTCTACAGATGCGAGGGGAAGCTGAGGCCTTTGCTATAGGTGCCCGCGCTCGTGCTGAGGCTGAGCAAATGGCCAAGAAGGCAGAAGCCTTCCAGATGTACCAGGAGGCCGCCCAGCTGGACATGCTGCTGGAGAAACTGCCCCAGGTCTGCAATCGGGTGGGACTCTGAGAGGAGGGGTgactggggggggggtcctcaaGGGTGCCAAATATAAGGCAGGACCGTAGCGAGGAATTATGGTCAGTTGTGGGGTGAATCTGATGGGTGGTAGTCATAGCTATCTCTGCCTACCAGGTGGCAGAAGAGATCAGTGGTCCCCTGACCTCAGCCAATAAGATCACGCTGGTGTCTAGTGGAAGCGGAACCATGGGGGCAGCCAAAGTTACTGGGGAAGTACTGGACATCTTGAGCCGCCTGCCGGAGAGTGTGGAGAGGCTCACAGGCGTCAGCATCTCCCAGGTGAGGGGGCAATGCAGAGTGTGTGTTGTTACTGCGTACCCAAATTGTGTGACACAGTAGGTTGGGTGCTTAATGGGCATCCGGGAGCCCAGGAAGTCACAGACAGTgactcaattcccagaacctatgtcAGGTCCCTGCTTGGctagctccaggccagtgagaggtcCTGAAAACGTACAGTGCTTGGGAAATGACAGCCAAATTAACCTTCACCTTTCACACACaagtgcacgcgcacacacaaaaGGACTCCCTCCAACATGACTAAATGATGCAGTCCCCATGACTGGGAAGCAGAGCACCAGTCATTTCCTGCCATATCATTTCTTCCCTGGAGTTTACCCAGCTGTGGCAAAGATAAGTAAAATCACCTGTGACAGGTTGCCAATCTGTGCCTGTTTCCTCGTCTTAagattgtcttcttttttttttttggttttggtttttggtttttcaagacagggtttttctgtacctggctgtcctggaactcactctgtagaccaggctggcctcgaactcagaaatctgcctgcctctgcctcccaagtgctgggattaaaggcgtgcgccaccactgcccggcaagattGTCTTAAAGAGCTGGCCATGGTgggctcccagcactcaggagacagagacaggagggtctcttgagtttgaggtcagcctggccaaggaacaagttccaggtcagtcaagactacatagagaaaccctgtctccaaaaaacaaaacaacacaaaattagCTTAACAGTACAAACTGCCCTCCTTGCTGGGGTGTTGGGAAATTGTTTGCAGAGTACTTAAGGCAGTGTTggataaaaaacacacacacacacacacacacacacacaaaccatgcaGCTCAGTGTATAAAGcttgaatctcagcactcgggaggcagacaaacactgatctctgagtttgaggccatctgggGCAATATAGTGAGAccatctttttggttttttgagaccggCTTTCTCTTTGAGTGACCCTGGCTGCCTAGATCTCACTCTGTAAAAcaaactggcttcaaactcagctccacctgcctctgcctcctgagtgttttaTCAACTATCCCTCAAGACCccgtcttaaaaaacaaaaccacatgtgTATTAAAGCAGTCTTCATCAAGCTGGGTTTGTTGGAATATCCTTGAAGCCTGCTCTAGGCTTTGAGCTAAGGAGTATGCAAGCAAAGCTCTAGTACCTATCACCTCTTCAGTGATGGGTCCCTGTGACTACATGGatacctagaacttgctatgtagaccagactcaaGAGATGCGCCTCCCCTCAGCTTTTTCAATGTCCAGAACCCATCCTTCCAAATGGATGCTACAGAGAGCAGATGCTGGATTCCCACGCTGTcacatcttttctttcctctagGTAAATCACAACAAGCCTTTAAGGACAGCATGAGCCCTCAGTCCTGGACTGTGTGGCCTGAGCGGTCTCATTGGGGAGTGGTCTCATCGCATGCACCTCACCTGGCCTCCCTTAGCATGGCCCCCGACAGGGGTGCACACCTCTCCTTGCCAAATAGTCCGTGCCTTGCCTTGGAGGGTTTGCCCTTCTTAGCCCATTGCCAGTGCCCTGCACCAAGATTGATTATCTTCAGCCCATCCCAACTATTTAACTTCCTGATTAAACTAGACTGTTTGAGCCTGGTTATCTATACTTCTTTCCTCACTCAGACCAAAAGATACCCCTAAAGATCTTGTTAAATAAATCAGGTATTGACACAGCTAAAATACCAGTTTGCAGCAGGCTGGAagcagaacaagttccaggccagcctgggtagcaAAAACCTGACTCCATCTTCCCTAGAAGTTGGCTGTGCAGACTCCTGCAGTGAAGTCCTTAAGTACAGCCCTCCCTGGGCTCACAGTACCAGTGAGATGCCAGTCTGTGTTATAGGAAATGGTGTAGTATCCACACGCACCCCTCAGACACCCTGCTCTACATATTAAATCCCAGCATTTTATACCTAATACCTCTACTAGGTAGCTTCAGCTAGTGTTAACAAGgaactcaaagccagcctgagtctCAAACTTAGAATGGTGTGACTACAGGTCACAGGTTAACCCCAGAGGGATGTGGAATGTGTTGGGAGGGTTGCTGATGGGGTGTCAGGTGCTATTTTCAAGATTGTGGGCAGCTTTGGACCCACAATCTTCGATTGAAAGCTGGCATTAGAGGTTTGTCCAATCGAAATACCTAGAGAGCTGGGGATGTCACTCAGTGGTCCCCAGCCCTGAAACTGCTAGGCATGCCACATGTACTATCTCAGCTATTAGAAAGGCAGGGGTAGGAGTCTCACCTAATTAGGGACAAccttggtgtactggctagttttgtgtcaacttgacacatgctggagttatcagagaaaggagcttccgttgCGAAAAtgccaactgtaagacatttcctcaattagtgatcaaggggataagggccccttgtgggtgggaccatcactgggctggtagtATTGGGATCTgttagagagcaggctgagtaggccaggggaagcaagccagtaagaaacatcgcTCCATTGGCTTCCTgccatgcttgagttccagtcctgactttctttggtgatgaacagcagtgtggaaatgtaagctgaataaaccctttcctccccagctgcatcttggtcatgatgcttgtgcagtaATAGgtaaaatcctgactaagacacttgggAACAGTATAATTCAACCTGGGACCGGTTCCTCCACCAGCAGCTTTAACTACCCCTGAATGAGCACACAGCCTCACAGCCTTTttccaattcccatttatttttggcTCTGGGGCGATGTCAACTtttcaatatgaaaaaaaaaaaaaaagcaggtacAACACGAAATAGAAAGGTAGGAAATGACCAAGCCAAGGGCAGGAGGAGCATGGGGCAGAGGTGGTGACAGCCCATCTGGGCAGTGTCTGAAAGACCCAGGTGGAAACATACTTTCCCAAGTGTGGAGTTTCAGCGGGAATTGGGAGTGTTCagagaccaagaccaagaccttgccgcacccccaacccccatctctcCGAGAAAGGAGAACCAATACAGGGAAGACACTTCCAATGGCAGATTTGGCTCAGGACAGCTGGGAGGATATAAATGGAGATAATACTGTTAATACCTCTCCTGAGGCTGAGAGATGAggcaggagaaaaacaaaacaaagccctgcTGACTGAAAGCATAGGTGGATTCTAAATGGCCCTGACTGGAaaaccccacccccttctcttcctggtgGTCTCTACCTAGCATCCCTGATCCACTACTTTGCTTTAAGATGATGGTTACTATCCGAGTTCTTAGAATTGGGCTGGGTTCTACACAGGATCTGGAGCAGACCTCAGGTTTCTGGAGAATATTCTGGAATATTAACTGGACAgtcaaataataatttaaaaaaatggatactTGCTGGGtgatagtggcacacgcctttaatcccaacacttgggaggcagaggcaggcggatttctgagttccaggacagcctgggctatatatacagagaaaccctgtctggaaaaaccaaaaaaaaaaaaaaaaaaaaaaaaaaaaagataccagtAGGAAGCACAGGGTAACAACCAGAATGTCAGAAATCTAAGTTTGTCAgagtggaaagagaaaggagacattccacaaacaaatatttattgagtgcctgCCATGTGCCAGGCACCATTTACCCCCaatgagaaaacagaacaaaacaaatacaagacaGAGGCAGCAGAAAGAAACTGGAGGACAAAGGGCAGTTGGAGAAAGCTGAGGGATCTAAGCAGCCTGAGCTGATGCAGGGCTCTCTGCCTTAggcctcctcttctgcctcctctccgaaatcctcttcctcttccgcGGTGGCATCCTGGTACTGCTGGTACTCAGAGACGAGGTCGTTCATGTTGCTCTCAGCTTCGGTGAACTCCATCTCGTCCATGCCCTCACCCGTATACCAGTGGAGGAAAGCCTTCCGGCGGAACATAGCCGTAAACTGCTCAGAGATGCGCTTGAAGAGCTCCTGGATGGCTGTGCTGTTTCCAATGAAGGTGACTGCCATCTTGAGGCCACGTGGTGGGATGTCACAGACAGCTGTCTTGACATTGTTGGGGATCCATTCCACGAAGTAGCTGCTATTCTTGTTCTGCACGTTGAGCATCTGCTCATCCACCTCCTTCATGGACATCCGTCCACGGAAGACGGCGGCAACTGTGAGGTACCGGCCGTGGCGCGGGTCGCAGGCGGCCATCATGTTCTTGGCATCGAAGACCTGCTGGGTAAGTTCAGGCACAGTGAGGGCCCGGTACTGCTGGCTTCCACGGCTGGTGAGAGGGGCAAAGCCAGGCATGAAGAAGTGGAGACGTGGGAATGGCACCATGTTGACAGCCAGCTTTCGAAGGTCAGCATTAAGCTGGCCCGGGAAACGGAGGCAGGTGGTGACGCCGCTCATGGTGGCCGAGACGAGATGGTTCAGGTCTCCGTAGGTTGGCGTGGTGAGCTTGAGGGTACGGAAGCAGATGTCGTAGAGGGCCTCGTTGTCGATGCAGTAGGTCTCATCCGTGTTCTCAACCAACTGATGGACAGACAGGGTGGCATTGTAGGGCTCGACCACGGTATCAGACACTTTGGGCGAGGGCACCACACTGAAGGTATTCATGATACGGTCAGGATATTCTTCCCGGATCTTGCTGATGAGCAGGGTGCCCATGCCAGAGCCAGTGCCTCCACCCAGTGAGTGGGTCAGCTGAAAGCCTTGCAGGCAATCACAGCTCTCCGCCTCCTTCCGCACCACATCCAAGACAGAGTCAACCAACTCAGCTCCCTCTGTGTAGTGGCCTTTAGCCCAGTTGTTGCCTGCCCCAGACTGACCTGGaatgcagtaagggaaaaggtttAATCACTAAGATATGAGAGAAACACAAATACTTCTTAATCTTTCAACGACTGGAATAATTCAGTTGAGCAAATAGAAATCGATTCCACCTAACTCACCGAAAACGAAGTTGTCTGGTCTGAAGATCTGGCCAAAAGGACCTGAGCGAACGGAGTCCATAGTCCCAGGTTCTAGATCCACCAAGATAGCTCGAGGGACATACTTGCCACCTGCAGGAATTCAAGTCAATGTTTGACGGATCAGCAATGCATTACCTCTGGGTGGGAGATCAGCCACAAAGCACTAAAGTTGTCATTCCAGGCACTACCACCTGGTGGCAGTAGAGCTAATCTTTAGTCCCTTAGGGTGTgagtctagggaaaaaaaaaatgggaaccATGCAGAGGGGTAATAGATACTTAAAAGTGTGGAAAAACAGGGCGTGGTGATGCTCtccttaaacccagcacttgagaggtagacgATCTAtgggagttccagggcagccagtgatGCATTCATCTGGGCTCACTGTCCAATACAGGGGACAGGGAATAAATGTTAAGTGGGGATTTCTGCCCTCACCTGTGGCTTCATTATAGTACACAGAGATTCGGTCCAGCTGCAGGTCGCTGTCACCGTGGTAGGTACCGGTGGGGTCGATGCCATGTTCATCGCTTATCACCTCCCAGAACTGCACAGGGAAGAGCAACGAGGCCTCAATGTCTCAAGTCCTAAGGCATGCCTCCCGCCCCTCATTTCAATTCCAGACACGCTGAAACGAGGCTGAGGTGAAGACACTGCAATTCCGTTATCTGCTTGCGGAAGTCCCATGGAGGAACCTACGCGATGGAAGGCTAAAACCTTTGGGCATAGGACCGGTGATGGGTGGGTCAGGCGCTATAAACCTCTATGTGGGCGGATTGGAGCCCACCTATTTGGCTTTGCACCCAGGTTGGCTCCTGAAGCCAGGAACCGCCCTTCCAGGCCAGCACAAAAGAGTTGGGGGAGAAAGGTGCGGCCACTGCAGTCGCCCACCCCTTACGTGCTCCACGTGACTGCGGTGGCGGGCCGCTCCTCCAGCAAACCACAAAGGCGGGAGCAGCGCGGGCGGGGCCTAGCTCGAGGGGCGGGGCCAGTGCGCCCCCGCGGGTAGGGGCCGCATTGTCCCTGCGCGCCAGGGGCTCCAACCCCGCCCCCAAAGGGTCCCACCCTTCGGCTACAATTTAGCGGCCgcacttcctccctcccctcccccgctaCATTGTTAATTGCTagcaaaaaagggggaaaaatctttaaaaagcccCATTGCCTATCTttattcccttccttccctctccttagTCTCCCAGACAGTCTCACATATTTGAAAAGCTCACTTTCATACCGCTCACACCCTAAGATAAAGGGCAATGAAAAGTAAAAGTAGGCCCCTATACAGAATCATTACCTAAAAAAAGCATTGGGATGGCGGGTTCGATGGAGTGTCCAAGCCTTTGTTGAGAGGTAATGCGCACCGGGCACCTCTGCAGCTGCCCGCCAAACCTCGCCCCTTCCCCCCTCCATTCTGTTCCAGTAGAGCCCTCCAGGCTGGGTGGGGGTGGCGCAAGGGGAAAACCTCGCCTCGGCTTTGTCTCGGATCGTTTCCGCATCCCTCCAGTCCTCGAACCGTTAGAAAACCCCTTTTAAGACCAGCTCTTCACAGTCCCTCAGCCTCTCCTTTTCCCTAAACTCGAAAGGCTCTTTTATTAGCTTTCCGAAAATGTGCCAAGAAAAACATTTCCTCATTTTTCAATATCAGAACGCTAGCTACAAATATGGGTTATATTTATACGTGAAAAACTTTGAGGGGCCAAATCTGACGGGTGGAGAATGCAAGAACTCCGTGAACAATGCTCACAATTAACACAGAATTCTCATCTTTACATATTTCAGCTAAAATTTTAAAGTCCTTACCTTAGCACCGATCTGGTTGCCACACTGTCCGGCCTGGATGTGCACGATTTCCCTCATGGCTACGGTTTACTGAAATAATTGTTTTTGGTGGTTCCAATGTAGGTACcgaacaagaaagaaaattaaggtttttggggtttttttcttctgGGCCGGTCTCAGACTGAAAGGATGGACCGGAGCCCGGGAGGCTGCAGCAGCGAGATGCAAGCACGACCGCAGGAAGGTTCTAAGAGGCAGAAGAGGCCGGCGAGCGCAGGAGGGAAGGCGCGCAGGGCGGGGCTCGCGTTCGCGCGGCCGGGGGCGGGAGATAGGCGGGCGCCCCGGGTCTTAGACAAAGCCTACCCAACCAGTCGCTGATTAGACCAACCGATCACGTGCCAGGCGGCCATTGGTTTCTGAGCCAGTGGCGAGCGCAGTCTTTTTTGGGAGTTGTAGTTCTCTATTGTTGTCCACGCTGCAAAAAGAAGTTAGGAATGGGTGGGTACTGTATGAGGAATTGGggttatcttgtgtgtgtgtgattttattttttcatgaaaAATGTCCTCACACGAGATTCCTATTTTCTATTCTGAGAGAGGATTTTGTACTAAAAGAGGTTTGGAGAAATGTAGTAATTAGGAGATCTGAGGTGCCAGAGTTGGAAGGTGGGTTGGACACGCCCTGCCAGCTGCCCACCGCAGTAGGTCTAGAAAAGCCAGACTGCATAGCTCAGCGGAAAATCCTGAGAACTATGTTGTCCTTCCCTGATACACAGTATCTAGTTCTTTGTGATCCCAAGACAGGAATTTCAGTAAGGCACAGCTCCCTCGCATCCCTCCAGAAGAAAGAATTACCCTTCTGTTTCCAAGGGAGTTGTCTCAAGGAttttcaaaagagaaacaaaattgcAAAGATCGTGGTGAAAACTGCATGGAGCTGATGTCCCAAAAGAAtgaaggtgtactggctggttttatgtgtcaacttgacacagactggagttatcaccgagaaaggagcttcagttggggaaatgcctccatgagatccaactgtaaggcattttctcaattagtgatcaagggggaagggcccattgtgggtggggccatctctgggctggtagtcttggttctataagagagcaagctgagcaaaccagtaaagaacatccctccatggcctctgcatcagctcct
Proteins encoded in this region:
- the Tubb5 gene encoding tubulin beta-5 chain, whose protein sequence is MREIVHIQAGQCGNQIGAKFWEVISDEHGIDPTGTYHGDSDLQLDRISVYYNEATGGKYVPRAILVDLEPGTMDSVRSGPFGQIFRPDNFVFGQSGAGNNWAKGHYTEGAELVDSVLDVVRKEAESCDCLQGFQLTHSLGGGTGSGMGTLLISKIREEYPDRIMNTFSVVPSPKVSDTVVEPYNATLSVHQLVENTDETYCIDNEALYDICFRTLKLTTPTYGDLNHLVSATMSGVTTCLRFPGQLNADLRKLAVNMVPFPRLHFFMPGFAPLTSRGSQQYRALTVPELTQQVFDAKNMMAACDPRHGRYLTVAAVFRGRMSMKEVDEQMLNVQNKNSSYFVEWIPNNVKTAVCDIPPRGLKMAVTFIGNSTAIQELFKRISEQFTAMFRRKAFLHWYTGEGMDEMEFTEAESNMNDLVSEYQQYQDATAEEEEDFGEEAEEEA